In Bradyrhizobium sp. G127, one genomic interval encodes:
- the groES gene encoding co-chaperone GroES, with protein sequence MAKTTFRPLHDRVVVKRIDAEEKTKGGIIIPDSAKEKPSQGRVVAVGPGGRDEAGKLIPIDLKAGDTVLFGKWSGTEVKLDGEELLIMKESDIMGVLK encoded by the coding sequence ATGGCCAAGACAACTTTTCGCCCGCTGCATGATCGTGTCGTCGTCAAGCGCATCGACGCCGAAGAGAAGACCAAAGGCGGCATCATCATTCCCGACAGCGCCAAGGAAAAGCCCTCGCAGGGTCGGGTGGTCGCCGTCGGTCCCGGCGGCCGCGACGAAGCTGGCAAGCTGATCCCGATTGATCTCAAGGCCGGCGATACCGTGCTGTTCGGCAAATGGTCGGGCACCGAAGTGAAGCTCGACGGAGAAGAACTCCTCATCATGAAGGAGTCCGACATCATGGGCGTCCTGAAGTAA
- the groL gene encoding chaperonin GroEL (60 kDa chaperone family; promotes refolding of misfolded polypeptides especially under stressful conditions; forms two stacked rings of heptamers to form a barrel-shaped 14mer; ends can be capped by GroES; misfolded proteins enter the barrel where they are refolded when GroES binds), whose translation MAAKDVKFSGDARDRMLRGVDILANAVKVTLGPKGRNVVIDKSFGAPRITKDGVTVAKEIELEDKFENMGAQMLREVASKTNDTAGDGTTTATVLAQAIVREGAKSVAAGMNPMDLKRGIDIAVAAVIKDIEKRAKPVASSAEIAQIGTISANGDATIGSMIAKAMQKVGNEGVITVEEAKSLDTEVDIVEGMQFDRGYLSPYFVTNPEKMTAELEDAYVLLHEKKLSGLQAMLPVLEAVVQTGKPLLIIAEDIEGEALATLVVNRLRGGLKVAAVKAPGFGDRRKAMLEDIAILTGGQLISDDLGMKLENVTVKMLGRAKKVVIDKENTTIVNGAGKKPDIEARVNQIKAQVEETTSDYDREKLQERLAKLAGGVAIIRVGGATEIEVKEKKDRVEDALNATRAAVQEGIVPGGGTALLRAKKAVGRINNDNSDVQAGINIVLKALEAPIRQISENAGVEGSIVVGKILDNKSETFGFDAQNEEYVDMVAKGIIDPAKVVRTALQDAASVAGLLVTTEAMVAELPKEAAPAMPGGGGMGGMGGMGGMGF comes from the coding sequence ATGGCTGCCAAGGACGTCAAATTTTCCGGCGACGCACGCGACCGCATGCTGCGCGGCGTCGACATTCTCGCCAACGCGGTCAAGGTCACGCTGGGTCCCAAGGGCCGCAACGTCGTGATCGACAAGAGTTTCGGCGCACCGCGCATCACCAAGGACGGCGTTACCGTCGCCAAGGAAATCGAACTGGAGGACAAGTTCGAGAACATGGGCGCGCAGATGCTGCGTGAAGTCGCCAGCAAGACCAACGACACCGCGGGCGACGGCACCACCACCGCCACCGTGCTGGCTCAGGCCATCGTGCGCGAAGGCGCAAAGTCCGTCGCCGCCGGCATGAATCCGATGGATCTCAAGCGCGGCATCGACATCGCGGTTGCCGCCGTCATCAAGGACATCGAGAAGCGCGCCAAGCCGGTTGCCTCCTCCGCTGAAATCGCCCAAATCGGCACTATCTCGGCCAACGGCGACGCCACCATCGGCTCCATGATCGCCAAGGCGATGCAGAAGGTCGGCAACGAGGGTGTCATCACGGTCGAGGAAGCCAAGTCGCTCGATACCGAAGTCGACATCGTCGAAGGCATGCAGTTCGACCGCGGCTATCTCTCGCCCTACTTCGTCACCAATCCCGAGAAGATGACCGCCGAGCTGGAAGACGCTTACGTGCTGCTGCACGAGAAGAAGCTCTCCGGCCTTCAGGCCATGCTGCCCGTGCTCGAAGCCGTGGTTCAGACCGGTAAGCCGCTGCTGATCATCGCCGAGGACATCGAAGGCGAAGCCTTAGCCACGCTGGTGGTGAACCGCCTGCGCGGCGGCCTCAAGGTCGCGGCCGTGAAAGCTCCGGGCTTCGGCGATCGCCGCAAGGCCATGCTGGAAGACATCGCGATCCTGACCGGCGGTCAGTTGATCTCCGACGATCTCGGCATGAAGCTCGAGAACGTCACCGTGAAGATGCTCGGCCGCGCAAAGAAGGTCGTGATCGACAAGGAGAACACCACCATCGTCAACGGCGCAGGCAAGAAGCCTGACATCGAGGCGCGGGTGAACCAGATCAAGGCGCAGGTCGAGGAAACTACCTCGGACTACGACCGCGAGAAGCTCCAGGAACGTCTGGCCAAGCTCGCCGGCGGCGTCGCGATCATTCGCGTCGGCGGTGCCACCGAGATCGAAGTGAAGGAAAAGAAGGATCGCGTCGAGGATGCGCTCAACGCCACCCGCGCCGCCGTTCAGGAAGGCATCGTGCCGGGCGGCGGAACCGCGCTGCTGCGCGCCAAGAAGGCCGTCGGCCGCATCAACAACGACAACTCCGACGTGCAGGCCGGCATTAACATCGTGCTGAAGGCGCTGGAAGCTCCGATCCGCCAGATCTCCGAGAACGCCGGCGTCGAAGGTTCCATCGTTGTCGGCAAGATCCTCGACAACAAGAGCGAAACCTTCGGCTTCGACGCGCAGAACGAAGAGTATGTCGACATGGTCGCCAAGGGCATTATCGATCCGGCCAAGGTGGTTCGCACCGCCTTGCAGGACGCGGCCTCGGTTGCCGGTCTCCTTGTCACCACCGAAGCCATGGTCGCGGAACTGCCGAAGGAAGCAGCTCCGGCAATGCCGGGCGGCGGCGGAATGGGTGGCATGGGCGGAATGGGTGGCATGGGCTTTTAA
- a CDS encoding L-lactate permease produces the protein MWNQIYNPLGNAALSTIAAAVPVVALLLMIASGKVKAHIAALIALIIANIITIFVFTMPAGMSIRASLLGVVVGFFPIGWIVLNVIFLYRITVETGRFELLQRAIGGVTTDRRLQLLLIAFSFGAFFEGASGFGTPVAITGAVLIGLGFSPLAASGLSLIANTAPVAYGALGTPIQGLASVTGFDPYVLGAMVGRQLPLFSLIVPFWVIWAFAGWRGMMQVWPAILVTAVSFAVPQFVISNYINPWIVDIGASLISMGALILFLKVWQPKELWTSPALRGKDESAATMKPAKPLDTTPLSQAQLWSAMLPWIIVCVVMLIWGNGAFKTWANSIFTWNYPVPDLHNMINKVPPVAVKPTPEGAVFSFTYLSFTGTGMLIAALISGFLMGFSPAKLIGEYGRTIKVCAISLITISAMLAIGTLTRLSGVDATLGLAFAATGVLYPFFGTLLGWLGVALTGSDTASNVLFGNLQKITSEQLGISPILMAAANSSGGVMGKMIDAQSIVVASTATNWYGHEGSILRYVFLHSIVLACLVGLFVTLQAYVYPFTEMVIK, from the coding sequence ATGTGGAATCAAATCTATAATCCGCTCGGCAATGCCGCGCTGTCGACGATCGCGGCCGCGGTGCCGGTCGTTGCGCTGCTCTTGATGATCGCCAGCGGCAAGGTCAAGGCACACATCGCAGCGCTGATCGCGTTGATCATCGCCAACATCATCACGATTTTCGTCTTCACGATGCCGGCCGGCATGTCGATCCGCGCGTCCCTGCTTGGTGTCGTCGTTGGTTTCTTCCCGATCGGCTGGATCGTGCTGAACGTTATCTTCCTGTACCGTATTACGGTCGAGACGGGACGTTTCGAACTGCTGCAGCGCGCCATCGGCGGCGTCACCACGGACCGCCGTCTGCAGTTGCTGCTGATCGCGTTTTCGTTCGGCGCGTTCTTTGAAGGCGCTTCCGGTTTCGGCACGCCTGTCGCGATCACCGGCGCAGTCTTGATCGGTCTCGGCTTCTCGCCGCTCGCGGCGTCGGGCCTGTCGCTGATCGCCAACACCGCCCCCGTGGCTTACGGCGCGCTCGGCACGCCGATCCAGGGCCTCGCGTCCGTCACGGGCTTCGATCCGTACGTTCTCGGCGCCATGGTCGGACGCCAGTTGCCGCTGTTTTCTCTGATCGTCCCGTTCTGGGTCATCTGGGCGTTCGCCGGATGGCGCGGCATGATGCAGGTCTGGCCGGCTATTCTCGTGACGGCGGTGTCGTTCGCGGTCCCGCAGTTCGTGATCTCGAACTACATCAACCCGTGGATCGTCGACATCGGCGCATCGCTGATCTCGATGGGCGCGCTGATCCTGTTCCTGAAAGTCTGGCAGCCGAAGGAGCTTTGGACATCACCGGCGCTGCGCGGCAAGGATGAGTCGGCGGCGACGATGAAACCGGCTAAGCCGCTGGACACGACGCCGCTGTCGCAGGCGCAACTCTGGAGCGCCATGCTGCCGTGGATCATCGTCTGCGTGGTCATGCTGATCTGGGGCAACGGCGCGTTCAAGACCTGGGCGAACTCGATCTTCACCTGGAATTATCCCGTTCCCGACCTGCACAACATGATCAACAAGGTGCCGCCGGTGGCAGTGAAGCCAACGCCGGAAGGCGCGGTGTTCTCGTTCACCTACCTGTCCTTCACCGGCACGGGAATGCTGATCGCGGCGCTCATCTCGGGCTTCCTGATGGGCTTCTCGCCGGCCAAGCTGATCGGCGAATACGGCCGCACCATCAAGGTCTGCGCGATTTCGCTGATCACGATCTCGGCGATGCTGGCGATCGGCACCCTGACGCGCCTGTCGGGCGTCGATGCGACGCTGGGTCTCGCATTCGCGGCAACCGGCGTGTTGTATCCGTTCTTCGGCACGCTGCTTGGCTGGTTGGGTGTGGCGCTGACCGGATCCGACACGGCATCGAACGTGCTGTTCGGCAACTTGCAGAAGATCACGTCTGAGCAGCTCGGCATTTCGCCGATCCTGATGGCGGCGGCGAACTCGTCCGGCGGCGTCATGGGCAAGATGATCGACGCCCAGTCCATCGTGGTGGCTTCCACCGCGACCAACTGGTACGGCCATGAAGGCTCGATCCTGCGCTACGTCTTCCTGCACTCGATCGTACTGGCCTGCTTGGTTGGCCTGTTCGTGACGTTGCAGGCTTACGTCTATCCGTTCACGGAGATGGTGATCAAGTAA
- a CDS encoding ABC transporter ATP-binding protein/permease, with the protein MNGIGSTLKTVWRIAAPYFRSEDKWAGRGLLAAVIVIELATVWINVLLNSWNNRFYNALQEHNWDSFVSEIIYFTVIVTIFIAIAVYQFYLNQWLQIRWRKWMTERYLGDWLHDATHYRMQLQGDAADNPDQRITDDVKLFVDRTLNIGVGLLNSIVTLASFVVILWTLSSAAPLHLFGKDIDFPGYMVWGALIYAVLGTWLTHLIGKPLVGLDYRQQQYEADFRFNLVRVRENSEQIALLDGDNAERDRLLGRFGAVVDNWLGIMSRTKKVTAFTASYSQASVIFPFILVAPAYFAGKMQLGGMMQTASAFGSVQGALSFFITTYRTLAEWQAVVGRLDGFEAGITAAKTLAESPDSIRTVTAADASAIRLDELLLKLPNGRPLIETSGFRVQSGERTLLTGPSGSGKSTLFRAIAGIWPFGKGDISIPKGASLMMLPQRPYFPVGALASAITYPARDGTYSDERLCEVLTLVGLPALATRLAEHGHWNRTLSLGEQQRLGIARALLQAPQYLFLDEATASLDEPSEALLYRLIGEKLPDTTIVSIGHRSTLDAFHQRHVALVRDGEQFTLGGGERVPAA; encoded by the coding sequence GTGAATGGTATCGGCTCGACGCTCAAGACGGTGTGGCGGATTGCGGCACCCTACTTCCGTTCCGAGGACAAATGGGCCGGCCGCGGCTTGCTCGCCGCGGTAATCGTGATCGAACTGGCGACGGTGTGGATCAACGTCCTGCTGAATTCGTGGAACAACCGCTTCTACAACGCGCTGCAAGAGCACAACTGGGACAGCTTCGTTTCCGAGATCATCTACTTCACCGTCATCGTCACCATCTTCATCGCCATCGCCGTCTATCAGTTCTACCTCAACCAGTGGCTCCAGATCCGCTGGCGCAAGTGGATGACCGAGCGTTATCTCGGCGACTGGCTTCACGACGCCACCCATTACCGGATGCAGCTTCAGGGCGACGCCGCGGACAACCCGGATCAACGCATCACCGACGACGTCAAGCTGTTCGTCGACCGCACGCTGAACATCGGCGTCGGGCTTTTGAACTCCATCGTGACGCTCGCCTCGTTTGTGGTGATCCTCTGGACGCTGTCGAGCGCGGCACCGTTACACCTGTTCGGCAAGGACATCGACTTTCCGGGCTACATGGTCTGGGGCGCTCTGATCTATGCCGTTCTTGGAACATGGCTGACGCACCTGATCGGCAAACCTCTGGTCGGGCTGGACTACAGGCAGCAGCAATACGAAGCGGACTTTCGCTTCAATCTGGTGCGCGTCCGCGAGAACTCTGAGCAGATCGCCCTGCTGGACGGCGACAATGCCGAGCGCGACCGCCTGCTTGGACGCTTCGGCGCCGTCGTCGATAACTGGCTCGGCATCATGAGCCGCACGAAGAAAGTGACCGCCTTCACCGCGAGCTACTCGCAGGCATCCGTGATCTTCCCTTTCATCTTGGTCGCACCCGCCTATTTCGCCGGCAAAATGCAACTCGGCGGCATGATGCAGACTGCCTCGGCCTTCGGCAGCGTGCAGGGCGCACTGTCCTTCTTCATCACAACCTATCGCACGCTCGCCGAGTGGCAGGCCGTGGTCGGCCGGCTCGACGGATTCGAAGCGGGAATCACGGCAGCGAAAACGCTGGCCGAAAGCCCGGATTCGATTCGCACCGTGACCGCAGCCGATGCCAGCGCGATCCGCCTCGACGAACTGCTGCTCAAATTGCCAAACGGCAGGCCCTTGATTGAGACATCGGGCTTCAGAGTGCAGAGCGGCGAGCGCACACTGCTCACCGGGCCGTCCGGCTCCGGCAAGTCCACGCTGTTTCGCGCCATCGCCGGCATCTGGCCATTCGGCAAGGGCGACATCTCAATTCCGAAGGGGGCATCCTTGATGATGCTGCCACAGCGTCCTTATTTTCCGGTCGGCGCGCTGGCATCCGCGATCACCTATCCTGCGCGGGACGGCACATACAGCGACGAACGACTCTGCGAAGTCCTGACCCTCGTCGGATTGCCGGCGCTCGCAACCCGGCTTGCCGAACACGGACACTGGAACAGAACGCTGTCGCTTGGTGAGCAACAGCGCCTTGGCATCGCACGGGCACTGCTGCAAGCGCCTCAATATCTTTTCCTTGATGAAGCGACAGCCTCGCTGGATGAGCCGTCGGAGGCGCTGCTCTATCGCCTGATCGGGGAAAAACTGCCCGACACTACCATCGTCTCGATCGGCCACCGCAGCACCCTCGATGCCTTCCATCAGCGGCATGTAGCGCTGGTGCGCGACGGCGAACAATTCACGCTGGGCGGCGGCGAACGGGTGCCAGCGGCATGA
- a CDS encoding META domain-containing protein, protein MTVLRHAAFGLVLAASMAGHATAYAASEFPFGLEMTLEARPQPGSKRIPRLEIGDNGEAQLDLWCKAGKGQFSVANNTVIFVPGPMQDGGCSPERAQADDALVNALAEAATWTRQGDVVSFVGAATLRFRLNTN, encoded by the coding sequence ATGACGGTTCTGCGACATGCGGCATTCGGTCTTGTTCTCGCGGCCAGCATGGCGGGACACGCAACGGCCTATGCCGCCAGCGAGTTTCCGTTCGGCCTGGAAATGACTCTCGAGGCGCGTCCGCAGCCGGGATCGAAACGGATTCCACGGCTCGAGATCGGCGACAATGGCGAGGCGCAGCTCGACCTGTGGTGCAAGGCGGGCAAGGGCCAGTTCTCGGTGGCCAACAACACCGTCATCTTCGTTCCCGGCCCGATGCAGGACGGCGGCTGTTCGCCCGAGCGCGCGCAGGCCGACGATGCGCTGGTGAATGCTCTCGCCGAAGCGGCGACATGGACGCGGCAGGGCGATGTCGTGTCGTTCGTTGGTGCTGCGACGCTACGGTTCCGGTTGAATACGAATTGA
- a CDS encoding TorF family putative porin, with protein sequence MKKVSLSIAAVAVAMGLGSASAADLGKVYKKAPAPIVVSPWDVAFGAAITNNYVFRGISQSNRGASVSAYFEPRYNITPDLQLYAGVAGNSISFANRAAAEIDVYGGIRPTFGPLALDFGVWGYIYPSGQCIDGNLTPGTAAITPAGACPFGSNALFNGNVMKGDVSYYEAYGKATYTFNDMFALGGSVWYSPNFLNFGFDSTYASINAKFTAPSNLFGNSGIGAYVSGEYGHQWLGTTDAFYAFTPLPDYNTWNVGVGFTYKVFTLDLRYSGTDIGKGNCNAITSDFGAVQTGSVTLANPGGFGSKWCGDQFIAKLSADVTLGALK encoded by the coding sequence ATGAAGAAAGTAAGTTTGTCGATCGCAGCAGTTGCTGTTGCGATGGGTCTTGGATCGGCATCGGCGGCCGACCTGGGCAAGGTCTACAAGAAGGCACCGGCGCCGATTGTGGTCTCGCCTTGGGATGTGGCCTTCGGTGCTGCAATCACCAACAACTACGTGTTCCGCGGCATCTCGCAGTCGAACCGTGGAGCTTCCGTCTCGGCTTATTTCGAGCCGCGCTATAACATCACCCCAGACCTGCAGCTCTACGCGGGTGTTGCCGGCAACAGCATTTCCTTCGCCAACCGCGCAGCGGCAGAAATCGACGTCTACGGCGGTATCCGCCCGACCTTCGGACCCCTTGCCCTCGACTTCGGTGTGTGGGGCTACATCTACCCGAGCGGGCAGTGCATCGACGGCAACCTGACGCCCGGCACCGCCGCCATCACCCCGGCTGGCGCTTGTCCGTTCGGGTCGAACGCTCTCTTCAACGGCAACGTCATGAAGGGCGACGTGAGCTACTACGAGGCTTACGGTAAGGCGACCTACACCTTCAACGACATGTTCGCCCTCGGCGGCAGCGTCTGGTATTCGCCTAACTTCCTGAACTTCGGCTTCGATTCGACCTACGCTTCGATCAACGCCAAGTTCACTGCTCCGAGCAACCTGTTCGGCAACAGCGGCATCGGCGCCTACGTGTCGGGTGAATACGGTCATCAGTGGCTCGGCACCACCGATGCGTTCTACGCCTTCACCCCGCTTCCCGATTACAACACTTGGAACGTCGGTGTCGGCTTCACCTACAAGGTCTTCACGCTCGATCTGCGCTACTCGGGCACAGACATTGGCAAGGGCAACTGTAACGCCATTACCTCCGACTTCGGCGCGGTTCAGACCGGCAGCGTGACGCTGGCGAACCCGGGCGGCTTCGGCTCCAAGTGGTGCGGCGATCAGTTCATCGCCAAGCTCTCGGCGGACGTGACCTTGGGCGCTCTTAAGTAA
- a CDS encoding protein phosphatase CheZ, with protein MAIQRKRYRIETMQSGDMPIIDQDDSDVNPHHHQIMSELRAIRAQMASHHRGPAAEQEDAPSAQDLTAAQQLLASYRAQIEQCEKLKVELDLIHDAITRTKQEIAVLHGNSFSGDEMSKVTGELGAVVGGTEEATQQILEAAEAIDQAATALGKTSSPDQHARLSEEILERVVSIFEACNFQDLTGQRISKVMTTMKFIEHHITVMMEIWGGVDAIKQHAPAILDTRVGDARLLNGPKGLDDVGHASQDDIDAMFN; from the coding sequence ATGGCTATTCAGCGCAAACGATATCGGATCGAGACCATGCAGTCCGGCGACATGCCTATCATTGACCAAGACGACAGCGACGTTAATCCGCATCATCACCAGATCATGAGCGAATTGCGCGCCATTCGCGCGCAGATGGCGTCTCACCATCGCGGCCCCGCTGCAGAACAGGAAGACGCTCCCTCGGCGCAGGATCTGACGGCGGCCCAGCAGCTTCTCGCGAGCTATCGCGCGCAGATCGAGCAATGCGAAAAGCTCAAGGTCGAGCTTGATCTCATCCATGACGCCATCACCCGCACCAAGCAGGAAATCGCCGTGCTCCACGGCAACAGCTTCAGCGGCGACGAGATGTCGAAAGTCACCGGTGAACTCGGCGCTGTGGTCGGCGGCACCGAAGAAGCCACCCAGCAGATTCTGGAAGCAGCGGAAGCGATCGATCAGGCGGCCACCGCCCTCGGCAAGACGTCATCGCCGGATCAGCACGCCCGGCTCAGCGAGGAAATCCTCGAGCGCGTGGTCAGCATTTTCGAGGCATGCAACTTTCAGGACCTTACCGGCCAGCGCATCAGCAAGGTGATGACCACGATGAAGTTCATCGAGCATCACATCACCGTCATGATGGAGATCTGGGGCGGCGTTGACGCGATCAAGCAGCACGCGCCCGCGATCCTCGACACCCGTGTCGGCGATGCCCGTCTCCTGAACGGCCCGAAGGGTCTCGATGATGTGGGACATGCATCGCAGGACGACATCGACGCGATGTTCAACTAG
- a CDS encoding histone, with amino-acid sequence MAKSKKKKSKGKKAKKLMAAKKSAKKASKKSAKKAAKKSAKKVAKKSPKKAAKKSAKKVTKKAAKKSAKKSSAKKSAVKKAAPKKAAPKKKRAPKPAAPAPEPAPVSAEPSWSPAPTSTTSWSSGSGSEDSTTS; translated from the coding sequence ATGGCTAAATCTAAGAAGAAGAAATCGAAGGGTAAAAAAGCAAAGAAGCTGATGGCGGCGAAGAAGTCCGCCAAGAAGGCTTCCAAGAAGTCGGCGAAGAAGGCCGCGAAAAAGTCCGCCAAGAAGGTCGCGAAGAAATCTCCAAAGAAGGCAGCCAAGAAATCCGCCAAGAAGGTGACCAAGAAAGCTGCCAAGAAGTCGGCGAAGAAATCATCCGCCAAGAAGTCTGCCGTCAAAAAGGCTGCGCCGAAGAAGGCTGCTCCCAAGAAGAAGCGTGCGCCGAAGCCTGCCGCGCCCGCGCCTGAGCCCGCCCCGGTTTCAGCCGAGCCAAGCTGGTCCCCGGCTCCAACCTCCACGACGAGCTGGTCGTCCGGCTCCGGCAGCGAGGATAGCACCACCAGTTAA
- a CDS encoding NAD(P)-binding protein — MARYDAVIIGAGLGGLTAGAILARAGRKVLVVERSNSVGGAASSYKVGDLFVEGSLHETSDPHDPRDPKHEPLTRAGVLGAVQWIPSGTFYEVRGGPVGAPLMLPDNFDAARRALTERFPETRDGITRLLGEMEQVAAAMGTLSRGRSAFRNPRRAFGALRKLLPAIRDWNLSLSQKLDRTFGDNEAVKAALAANLSYYHDDPTTTWWVFFAVAQGGYLLSGGRYVQGGSQRLSSALARAIKTAGSDVILRRVASAIAVDASGRVTSLTHAAKDGSDPQTVDTARIIGNAAPEILAALLPEASGAKLAAAYGPRQRSISLFALTLGLSAPPSTFGITSYSTQLLPDWMTTFDDYVQGTTLMASEPGQRMPPLALVDYAAIDSGVPAPPYVLSVVGPDSLMNWEDSDQDAYRAKRARWQDAIVAYLDGIYPGLAAAVVASSFNTALSVKTYLGAPQGAVYGFAPTPPRSLLDLRKQTPATAVPGLYLASAYAGFGGYTGVIQSAGACADMILREG; from the coding sequence ATGGCGCGCTACGATGCGGTCATCATTGGCGCAGGCCTCGGCGGCCTCACTGCCGGCGCGATCCTCGCGCGTGCAGGCCGCAAGGTGCTGGTGGTCGAGCGCAGCAATTCGGTTGGCGGCGCAGCATCCAGTTACAAGGTCGGCGATCTGTTCGTCGAAGGTTCGCTGCACGAGACCAGCGATCCGCACGACCCGCGCGATCCCAAACACGAGCCTCTGACACGAGCCGGCGTGCTAGGTGCCGTGCAATGGATCCCCTCGGGCACATTTTACGAGGTGCGTGGCGGCCCGGTGGGCGCGCCGCTGATGCTGCCCGACAATTTCGACGCCGCCCGGCGCGCTTTGACGGAGCGGTTTCCCGAAACCCGCGATGGCATCACGCGGTTGCTGGGCGAGATGGAGCAGGTCGCAGCCGCGATGGGAACGCTGTCGCGTGGCAGAAGCGCGTTCCGAAATCCGCGGCGGGCCTTTGGAGCGTTGAGAAAACTTCTCCCGGCCATTCGGGACTGGAATCTGTCGCTGTCGCAAAAGCTCGACCGCACGTTCGGCGACAACGAAGCCGTCAAGGCGGCGCTGGCCGCCAACCTGTCCTATTACCACGACGATCCGACGACGACATGGTGGGTGTTCTTCGCCGTCGCCCAGGGTGGTTACCTGTTGAGCGGCGGCCGCTACGTGCAAGGCGGATCCCAGCGGCTCTCCAGCGCGCTGGCGCGCGCCATCAAGACCGCGGGCAGCGACGTCATCCTGCGGCGGGTGGCCAGCGCCATCGCCGTCGATGCAAGCGGCCGCGTCACAAGCCTCACCCATGCAGCGAAAGACGGCAGTGATCCGCAGACCGTGGACACTGCACGCATCATCGGCAACGCCGCGCCGGAAATACTGGCCGCGCTGCTGCCCGAGGCCAGCGGCGCGAAGCTCGCCGCCGCCTATGGCCCACGGCAACGCTCGATCTCGCTGTTCGCGCTGACCCTCGGCCTGTCCGCACCGCCGTCCACATTCGGCATCACCAGCTATTCGACACAACTGCTGCCGGACTGGATGACGACCTTCGATGATTACGTGCAAGGCACGACGCTCATGGCGAGCGAACCGGGCCAGCGCATGCCGCCGCTTGCCCTCGTCGATTATGCAGCGATCGACTCCGGCGTCCCCGCACCGCCCTATGTGCTGTCGGTGGTGGGGCCCGATTCTCTTATGAACTGGGAGGATAGCGACCAGGACGCGTATCGCGCCAAGCGCGCGCGCTGGCAGGATGCCATCGTGGCCTATCTCGACGGAATTTATCCCGGCTTGGCGGCTGCCGTGGTCGCCTCGTCGTTCAACACCGCGCTGTCGGTCAAAACATATCTCGGCGCGCCGCAGGGTGCGGTCTATGGTTTCGCACCCACACCCCCGCGCTCACTGTTAGATTTGAGGAAACAGACGCCCGCAACAGCGGTCCCGGGCCTTTATCTTGCGTCGGCCTATGCAGGCTTCGGCGGCTATACCGGCGTGATCCAGTCGGCCGGCGCCTGCGCGGACATGATCTTGCGGGAGGGCTGA